One genomic window of Quercus lobata isolate SW786 chromosome 9, ValleyOak3.0 Primary Assembly, whole genome shotgun sequence includes the following:
- the LOC115960049 gene encoding LOW QUALITY PROTEIN: xyloglucan 6-xylosyltransferase 1-like (The sequence of the model RefSeq protein was modified relative to this genomic sequence to represent the inferred CDS: deleted 1 base in 1 codon; substituted 1 base at 1 genomic stop codon), translated as MKSAFDLIQFFSVARNDTVMFLCLFLTVVFLRGTIGASKFGTPEQDFNELRDHLYSHGRCVEPHHVLEEAQPETKSSSTMNPKRNPTQTNPTLSAPKSLNKPRVLLTTDSSPKPCKNPVEGHYLLKAIKNKIDYCRLYGIEVFYNMALLDAEMAGLWAKLPLIXKLLLSHPEIEFLWWMDSDAESAVVEGRADVGGVRGLGEVGGGANVVGFLFC; from the exons atgaAATCTGCATTTGATTTAATCCAGTTTTTTAGCGTGGCTCGAAACGACACCGTCATGTTCCTCTGCCTCTTCTTGACGGTCGTCTTCCTACGTGGCACTATCGGAGCCAGTAAATTCGGAACCCCAGAGCAAGACTTCAACGAGCTCCGCGACCACCTCTACTCTCATGGGCGATGCGTGGAGCCCCACCACGTCCTCGAAGAAGCCCAACCCGAAACCAA ATCCTCGTCGACAATGAACCCGAAGAGAAACCCAACCCAAACAAACCCTACTCTCTCAGCCCCAAAATCTTTGAATAAACCCCGAGTCTTGCTCACTACTGATTCGTCTCCGAAACCTTGCAAAAACCCGGTCGAAGGTCACTACCTATTGAAAGCGATCAAGAACAAGATCGATTACTGTAGGTTGTACGGGATCGAGGTCTTCTACAACATGGCACTACTCGACGCTGAGATGGCAGGGCTTTGGGCGAAACTTCCATTGATTTGAAAACTTTTGCTTTCTCAtcctgaa atcgagtttctatgGTGGATGGACAGTGATGCGGAGAGTGCGGTAGTCGAAGGCAGAGCAGATGTAGGGGGAGTCAGAGGACTAGGCGAGGTCGGAGGCGGAGCAAATGTAGTTGGATTTCTTTTCTGTTAA